The Lacipirellula parvula genome window below encodes:
- the purE gene encoding 5-(carboxyamino)imidazole ribonucleotide mutase: protein MAGTTQPLVGVIMGSKSDWETMRAAADVLAEFGVPHESEIVSAHRTPQRMAAYAAEAEGRGLEVIIAGAGGAAHLPGMVASQTVLPVLGVPVQSKALNGMDSLLSIVQMPGGIPVGTLAIGAAGARNAGLLAVRILAGSRPELRKKLHEFHQRQTADVRSQTLD, encoded by the coding sequence ATGGCCGGTACAACTCAGCCGCTGGTCGGCGTCATTATGGGGAGCAAAAGTGACTGGGAAACGATGCGCGCCGCGGCCGACGTGCTTGCCGAGTTCGGCGTGCCGCACGAAAGTGAAATCGTGTCGGCCCACCGCACCCCGCAGCGGATGGCTGCCTACGCGGCCGAAGCCGAGGGACGCGGCCTCGAGGTAATCATCGCCGGCGCCGGCGGAGCAGCCCATCTGCCCGGCATGGTCGCCTCGCAAACGGTGCTGCCAGTCCTCGGCGTGCCGGTGCAGAGCAAGGCGCTCAACGGCATGGACTCGCTGCTCTCCATCGTGCAAATGCCCGGCGGTATCCCGGTGGGGACGCTCGCGATTGGCGCCGCAGGGGCTCGCAACGCAGGCTTGCTCGCCGTTCGCATTCTCGCCGGCAGCCGACCGGAACTGCGGAAGAAACTGCACGAGTTCCACCAGCGGCAGACCGCAGACGTTCGCAGCCAAACGTTGGACTAA
- a CDS encoding efflux RND transporter periplasmic adaptor subunit, with amino-acid sequence MKSLVRRILLIGFVAAVVAAIILGLRPAPVEADLAKVVRGEIRETVDQDGKTRLRERYTVSAPLAGRLLRIELDPGDEVAAGETLVASIEPRDPELLDARALLQAEANVKAAEAKLARATPLLDEATANLEFAEADMRRARAAQRESVGAITQNELENKEMFRRTRAALVRSAQHSQEIAQFELDQARAALLRSRPPEKPAKPEAGEEQERAPYPQQDPQWHFNILSPINGRVLRVFKESEAVVAAGEPLLEIGDPHDLEIEIDVLSRDAVKVRPGATVVLEEWGGDRPLHGEVRLVEPSGFTKISTLGVEEQRVNVIVDLIDPPQQRDDLGDGFRVEARIVIAEADDVLKIPSSALFRVGDDWATFRVENGVARQQTVKLGLENGLEAEIRGGLAEGDVVVMHPGDNVVDGRAVKPR; translated from the coding sequence ATGAAATCTTTGGTTCGCCGGATCCTGCTGATTGGGTTCGTCGCCGCGGTTGTCGCGGCGATTATCCTTGGCCTGCGCCCGGCGCCAGTGGAGGCGGACTTGGCCAAAGTCGTCCGCGGCGAGATTCGCGAAACCGTCGACCAGGATGGTAAGACGCGGCTGCGGGAACGCTACACCGTCTCGGCGCCACTGGCCGGGCGATTGCTGCGGATCGAACTCGACCCAGGCGACGAGGTCGCTGCCGGCGAAACGCTGGTCGCCAGCATCGAGCCGCGCGACCCCGAGTTGCTCGACGCCCGAGCGCTGCTGCAGGCCGAGGCGAACGTCAAAGCGGCCGAGGCGAAGCTCGCCCGCGCGACGCCGCTCCTCGACGAAGCGACGGCCAACCTGGAGTTCGCCGAGGCCGACATGCGGCGGGCGCGAGCGGCGCAGCGCGAGAGCGTCGGCGCGATCACGCAGAATGAGCTGGAAAACAAAGAGATGTTCCGCCGCACTCGCGCGGCGCTCGTCCGTTCCGCGCAGCATTCACAGGAAATCGCTCAGTTCGAACTCGATCAGGCTCGCGCCGCGCTGCTACGCTCGCGCCCGCCCGAGAAACCCGCGAAGCCTGAAGCTGGCGAAGAGCAGGAAAGAGCCCCCTATCCCCAACAAGATCCGCAGTGGCACTTCAACATCCTCTCGCCGATCAACGGGCGCGTCCTGCGGGTGTTTAAGGAGAGCGAAGCCGTCGTCGCGGCCGGCGAGCCGTTGCTCGAGATCGGCGATCCGCACGACCTCGAAATTGAAATCGACGTTCTCTCTCGCGATGCGGTGAAAGTTCGCCCCGGCGCCACCGTCGTGCTCGAAGAGTGGGGCGGCGATCGGCCGCTCCATGGCGAGGTGCGGCTGGTAGAGCCCTCAGGCTTCACGAAGATCTCCACGCTCGGCGTCGAGGAACAGCGCGTCAACGTGATCGTCGACCTGATCGATCCCCCCCAACAGCGCGACGATCTGGGCGACGGGTTTCGCGTCGAAGCCCGGATTGTGATCGCCGAGGCGGACGATGTGCTGAAAATCCCTTCGAGCGCCCTGTTCCGCGTCGGCGACGACTGGGCGACCTTCCGCGTCGAGAACGGAGTCGCCCGCCAGCAAACGGTGAAGCTCGGCCTGGAAAACGGGCTAGAGGCCGAGATCCGCGGAGGATTGGCCGAAGGGGACGTCGTCGTGATGCACCCCGGCGATAACGTCGTCGACGGCCGGGCCGTGAAGCCGCGATAG
- a CDS encoding ABC transporter permease — translation MFRDLWHMRGLAAAISVVMGCGIALFILSRSMLHSLELTQQTYYDRYNFADVFASIKRAPDEIIHRIERIPGVATAERRIVVPVNLSVPGLDEPASGRLISVPDVGRPRLNQLFLRRGRWLTPRSDDEALASEAFVDANRMEVGDRFSAVINGRMKELKIVGVVLSPEYIYEIKPGGIVPDNRHFGVFWMNEEALQLAYDMDGAFNDLAIKLMRGANPEDVIQRVDNLIEPYGGLGAFDRRDQLSHQFVDNEIEQNRNMGLFAPSIFLGVSAFLINVVMSRTINSQREQIAALKAFGYSNFEVGWHYIKSVLLIAALALAIGIPAGAWFGWLVTGMYARLFHFPVFLFRIYPSVLVAAALVAASAAVVGALGSVLRAVRLPPAEAMRPEPPAGFGPTILERLGVGRYVPPIALMVVRQLERHPVKTGLSTLAISLAVTVLVIGNFFQDSIDYMMNAQFHWVQRFDVSIATSDPVSDRALYELASMPGVMHCEPTRTVSARLRAGPRNRRVGVRGIEPDSTLYGLVNMDGHEATLPPHGLLVSQKLAEVLDVKVGDWVELEVLTDERPHRRVMIAATIKDFVGLSAYMDLAELRQIMLEGPVINGVNMEVDPAYQDALYRDLKETPAVATVMVKQHSIDSFNDTIAKNLGVMKRINLIFACIIAAGVVYNSARISLAERSRELATLRVIGFTRQEISSILLGELAIVTLLAIPVGLGLGTFFAWWMCTAFDQELFRFPMVVSNRTYAWASLVVIAASALSGLLVRRNLDHLDLVAVLKSRE, via the coding sequence ATGTTTCGCGACCTGTGGCACATGCGCGGGCTGGCGGCGGCGATTTCGGTGGTGATGGGTTGCGGCATCGCGCTCTTTATTCTGTCGCGGAGCATGCTCCATTCGCTCGAGCTGACGCAACAGACCTATTACGACCGCTACAACTTCGCCGACGTCTTTGCCTCGATCAAACGGGCGCCCGACGAGATCATCCATCGCATCGAGCGCATCCCCGGCGTTGCGACCGCCGAGCGGCGGATCGTCGTCCCGGTCAACCTGTCGGTGCCAGGACTCGACGAACCAGCCTCAGGCCGGCTCATCTCCGTGCCAGACGTCGGCCGCCCGCGGCTCAATCAGCTCTTCCTCCGCCGCGGCCGCTGGCTGACTCCCCGCAGCGACGACGAAGCCCTCGCCAGCGAAGCGTTCGTCGACGCCAACCGCATGGAAGTCGGCGACCGCTTCTCCGCCGTTATCAACGGCCGGATGAAGGAATTGAAGATCGTCGGCGTCGTCCTCTCGCCCGAGTACATCTATGAGATCAAACCAGGCGGCATCGTGCCGGACAACCGCCACTTCGGCGTCTTCTGGATGAACGAAGAGGCGTTGCAACTCGCCTACGACATGGATGGCGCGTTCAACGACCTTGCCATCAAGCTTATGCGGGGCGCCAACCCCGAGGACGTCATCCAGCGGGTCGACAATCTGATCGAACCGTACGGCGGCCTGGGGGCGTTCGATCGCCGCGATCAGCTCTCGCATCAGTTTGTCGACAACGAGATCGAGCAAAACCGCAACATGGGGCTCTTCGCCCCTTCGATCTTCCTGGGCGTTTCAGCGTTTTTGATCAACGTTGTCATGTCGCGCACGATCAACAGTCAGCGCGAGCAGATCGCGGCGCTCAAGGCGTTCGGCTACTCGAACTTTGAGGTCGGTTGGCACTACATCAAGTCAGTGCTGCTCATTGCGGCGCTTGCCCTTGCGATCGGCATCCCGGCCGGGGCTTGGTTCGGCTGGCTGGTGACGGGGATGTACGCGCGGCTGTTTCACTTCCCGGTGTTTCTATTCCGCATCTATCCCTCGGTACTGGTCGCCGCGGCGCTGGTCGCGGCGTCGGCCGCGGTTGTCGGCGCGTTGGGCTCGGTGCTGCGCGCCGTCCGGCTGCCCCCCGCCGAGGCGATGCGTCCGGAACCTCCCGCTGGCTTCGGGCCGACGATTCTCGAACGCCTTGGCGTCGGCCGCTACGTGCCGCCGATCGCGCTGATGGTCGTCCGCCAGTTGGAACGCCACCCCGTCAAAACCGGCCTCTCGACGCTCGCGATCTCGCTCGCCGTCACTGTGCTGGTGATCGGCAACTTCTTTCAAGACTCCATCGACTACATGATGAACGCCCAATTCCATTGGGTGCAGCGGTTCGACGTCTCGATTGCCACTTCGGACCCCGTCAGCGACCGGGCGCTCTACGAGCTCGCCAGCATGCCGGGGGTAATGCACTGCGAACCGACGCGCACCGTTTCCGCTCGTTTGCGCGCCGGCCCGCGTAACCGCCGCGTCGGCGTTCGCGGCATCGAACCAGACAGCACGCTCTACGGCCTAGTGAACATGGATGGCCATGAAGCGACGCTGCCGCCGCACGGCCTGCTCGTGTCGCAAAAGCTGGCCGAGGTGCTCGACGTGAAGGTCGGCGATTGGGTGGAGCTCGAAGTCCTCACCGACGAGCGTCCCCACCGGCGGGTGATGATCGCGGCGACGATCAAAGATTTCGTGGGCCTGAGCGCTTACATGGATCTCGCGGAACTGCGGCAAATCATGTTGGAAGGGCCAGTGATCAACGGCGTGAATATGGAAGTCGACCCCGCGTACCAGGACGCCTTATACCGCGATTTGAAGGAAACCCCCGCCGTCGCCACCGTAATGGTCAAGCAACATTCGATCGACAGCTTCAACGATACGATCGCCAAGAACCTCGGCGTGATGAAGCGGATCAACCTTATTTTCGCCTGTATCATTGCGGCGGGGGTAGTCTATAACAGTGCCCGCATCTCGCTCGCCGAGCGGAGCCGCGAGCTCGCCACGCTGCGCGTCATCGGCTTCACGCGGCAGGAGATCTCGTCGATTCTGCTCGGCGAGCTGGCGATCGTGACGCTGCTGGCAATCCCCGTCGGCCTCGGTCTTGGCACGTTCTTCGCGTGGTGGATGTGCACCGCGTTCGACCAGGAGCTCTTTCGCTTCCCAATGGTGGTGAGCAACCGGACGTACGCCTGGGCGTCGCTCGTGGTGATCGCCGCGTCGGCGCTCTCGGGCTTGCTGGTGCGGCGAAACCTTGACCACCTCGATCTGGTCGCAGTCCTGAAATCTCGCGAGTAG
- a CDS encoding ABC transporter ATP-binding protein: MPSSVPSVETVFTARQITKVYHMGEVDVHALRGVDLELFAGEFVVLLGPSGSGKSTLLNILGGLDVPSGGEVFYRDRQLTEFDDAALTRYRRDHVGFVFQFYNLIPSLTARENVSLITEIARNPMSPVEALELVDLGKRLDHFPAQMSGGEQQRVAIARAVAKRPDVLLCDEPTGALDVRTGVLVLEAIQKINAELKTTTAVITHNAVIAEMADRVIHLSGGEITGVEMNSRKRPASELNW; this comes from the coding sequence ATGCCTTCATCTGTTCCTTCGGTCGAGACTGTCTTCACCGCTCGGCAGATCACGAAGGTGTATCACATGGGCGAGGTCGACGTGCACGCACTCCGCGGCGTCGACCTGGAACTCTTTGCCGGCGAGTTCGTCGTGCTGCTCGGCCCCTCGGGTTCGGGCAAGAGCACGCTGCTGAACATCCTGGGCGGGCTCGACGTCCCCAGCGGCGGGGAGGTTTTTTACCGCGATCGCCAACTCACGGAGTTCGACGACGCCGCGCTGACGCGGTACCGCCGCGACCATGTCGGATTCGTCTTCCAGTTCTACAACCTGATCCCCAGCCTCACGGCCCGCGAGAACGTCAGCCTGATCACCGAAATCGCCCGTAACCCGATGAGCCCCGTCGAGGCGCTCGAATTGGTCGATCTTGGCAAGCGGCTCGACCACTTCCCGGCGCAGATGTCGGGCGGTGAGCAGCAGCGGGTGGCGATCGCTCGCGCCGTCGCCAAACGCCCCGACGTGCTGCTGTGCGACGAACCGACCGGCGCCCTCGACGTCCGCACCGGCGTGCTGGTGCTGGAGGCGATCCAGAAAATCAACGCAGAATTGAAAACGACCACCGCGGTGATCACGCACAACGCCGTCATCGCGGAAATGGCAGACCGCGTGATCCACCTCTCCGGCGGCGAGATTACGGGCGTTGAAATGAACTCTCGCAAACGACCAGCTTCGGAATTGAATTGGTGA
- a CDS encoding tetratricopeptide repeat protein, whose product MQRYRVNYVLLIILVVGGILGTIGVHFLWRYQINKNADRLLAKAEAAEASGDIEAAFDSLQQYVQLRTDDDEALLSFGELAAKAVETDGLEMEVRAKGYGRLGEIVRETSVSESEAVRAGSAKLRRKLIDLQTMFGSFDLALGNINELLLTNSDDPELLTLKVQGLFQTQKQGEGARVANELIGYDPQEDKFDVAKAKAPHDPRTYLMLAAYLNDQKPELASRVIEQMVTANPESADAFVTQYSFYKSTGKNDEARAALDKAFALKPEDAAVLNAKGAEAIADFQQAFADAKGDDAEKQRTEAKKHLDEAAKFYAQGMEKYPDRIDFFERAARIETFREKPDDALKIVDKGIAAFPLKSNYNRLGIPAALGLANIKMEILITRKDFDGVKKEIAELRSLNDARVNAVADFHEARLAAVDEKWADAAKQLQDVRPRLLGFSELQALAAAIQGFCHTQLGQFDLALEAYKAALDINPELPQAKAGREQILAMMNIEQPEEGMLELDREIKEMLAKPKGEQDWGSLTAKIDDYIDEQASQRVVPTSWAASRKALLRGQMLAMRAVEEKNPAEQKTLFTQARDAIKQAYAIDPKDPTVQVQAIRLLAQEPDSGPAKALELLDSIVKKGKDSAAFRTLRVELLAAIRDPQLPAQLNAATQGMDDFEDAQKALVWSAVAARFEQLGDIAEARRCLEQAVALSPNNLPTRNALFDLALKQRDDPGMQAAQEKILEIVKSKSDPVYVLSEVKRRLSGLEAGTASKEEVAEARRMLDAAIKQRPTWADLYVVKGQLALLLDSNPDQALKDFEKAFELGGTNLNALALQIRLLAERGRVQEARQRMDRLPSSAWSGVLGTTAADILANVGESELAFAEAQKVAESKPEDAAVQSWFAGIAVRADKSDAAEKAMKKAIEINPEDPDAWTRLVSLYRELKQYDNVEKTLREAFLALDDEYLPLLTGRYYELQSRWQEAEDIYLTTYAGREDEPQVARRMAEFYLQWMSANAANRGKAAVQINKLLKASYDGKLEANDPSGPWARRQAAQLLATSGELKDSAKAEQLLAAAVEGKNATPEDLDQLVDLLSLRADPVSRQRAVDTLQKVKQMRGGLTPERELQLGHLLYELGEWDAAQKQMLDSIGKFPNDPRLQTAYASMLIGQKKFDDAALRITRLEGLPGTAAGVNELRLRLASEKGDKDEVRRMLTAMTPDLTRLTEEQVKYVASLARTADGVGDHEYALKLFQEYARRASDAGLEMARLTALYGNLDEGMAGVLAQSSQDMDDAMRIAVEVLRSRRSESPEKLDAAVERIIRAGLRDDPEAAKRLILEAEMFEVQEKFDESIAAYKKLLARDDVPALVRATALNNLAFILAQKSNVPADLELALNSVNEAMDLIGPLSDVLDTRALVYLQQQQYGPAVEDMKLAVKMNATASKYYHLAAALLGAGDADGAAAAWKEAKARGIGPDAVSDLEKADLEAFTKQIEQGAEAGATAQVQ is encoded by the coding sequence ATGCAACGCTATCGCGTCAACTACGTTCTGCTCATCATTCTGGTCGTCGGGGGCATCCTTGGGACCATCGGCGTCCACTTCCTGTGGCGATATCAGATCAACAAAAATGCCGATCGGCTCTTGGCCAAGGCCGAAGCCGCGGAGGCCTCCGGCGACATCGAAGCGGCATTTGACAGTTTGCAGCAGTACGTCCAATTGCGGACGGATGACGACGAAGCCTTGCTCAGCTTCGGCGAACTCGCCGCGAAGGCGGTCGAGACCGACGGGCTCGAGATGGAGGTGCGCGCCAAAGGGTACGGCCGACTGGGCGAGATCGTCCGTGAGACGTCCGTGTCAGAATCCGAAGCCGTGCGCGCCGGCAGTGCGAAGCTTCGCCGCAAGTTGATTGATTTGCAGACGATGTTCGGGTCGTTTGACCTGGCCCTCGGCAATATCAACGAATTGCTGTTAACGAATAGCGACGACCCCGAGCTGTTGACGCTTAAGGTGCAGGGCTTGTTCCAAACGCAAAAGCAGGGCGAGGGGGCGCGCGTCGCCAACGAACTCATCGGCTACGACCCGCAAGAAGATAAATTCGACGTCGCGAAGGCCAAGGCGCCGCACGATCCGCGGACCTACTTAATGCTGGCGGCCTATTTGAACGACCAGAAACCGGAACTCGCCTCGCGCGTTATCGAGCAGATGGTGACTGCCAACCCCGAGTCGGCTGACGCGTTTGTGACGCAATACAGCTTTTACAAGTCAACGGGAAAGAACGACGAGGCCCGCGCCGCGCTCGACAAGGCGTTCGCCCTCAAGCCGGAGGATGCGGCAGTGTTGAACGCGAAGGGCGCCGAAGCCATCGCGGATTTCCAACAAGCGTTTGCCGACGCTAAGGGCGACGACGCCGAGAAACAACGCACCGAGGCGAAGAAGCATTTAGACGAAGCGGCGAAGTTTTACGCCCAAGGGATGGAGAAGTACCCGGACCGGATCGACTTTTTCGAACGCGCCGCGCGGATCGAAACGTTCCGCGAGAAACCGGATGATGCGCTGAAGATCGTCGACAAAGGGATCGCCGCGTTCCCGCTGAAATCGAACTACAATCGGCTCGGCATTCCTGCCGCGCTCGGCCTAGCGAACATCAAGATGGAAATCTTGATTACCCGGAAGGATTTTGACGGGGTGAAGAAAGAGATCGCCGAGTTGCGGTCTCTCAACGACGCTCGCGTCAACGCCGTCGCCGACTTCCACGAAGCCCGTCTGGCCGCCGTCGACGAGAAGTGGGCCGACGCCGCCAAGCAACTGCAAGACGTCCGTCCGCGGCTGCTCGGCTTCTCTGAATTGCAGGCCCTCGCGGCGGCAATCCAGGGCTTCTGTCACACGCAACTCGGTCAGTTCGACCTAGCGCTCGAAGCATACAAGGCGGCTCTCGACATCAATCCGGAGTTGCCGCAGGCCAAAGCGGGCCGCGAACAAATCCTGGCGATGATGAACATTGAACAGCCCGAAGAGGGCATGCTCGAACTTGATCGCGAGATTAAGGAGATGCTTGCCAAGCCGAAGGGAGAGCAGGACTGGGGCTCGCTGACGGCGAAGATCGACGATTACATTGACGAACAAGCGTCGCAGCGAGTCGTGCCCACCTCGTGGGCCGCTTCTCGCAAGGCGCTGTTGCGCGGCCAGATGTTGGCGATGCGGGCGGTCGAAGAGAAGAATCCAGCCGAGCAGAAAACCTTGTTCACGCAGGCGCGCGACGCGATCAAGCAAGCGTACGCCATCGATCCGAAAGATCCTACCGTTCAGGTTCAAGCCATTCGATTGTTGGCGCAAGAACCGGACAGCGGTCCGGCGAAGGCGCTCGAACTGCTCGACAGCATCGTCAAGAAGGGTAAGGATTCCGCCGCTTTCCGGACGCTGCGAGTCGAGCTTCTCGCCGCGATTCGTGATCCGCAGCTGCCTGCCCAGCTGAATGCCGCCACGCAAGGGATGGACGACTTCGAGGATGCTCAAAAGGCATTGGTTTGGTCGGCCGTCGCTGCCCGGTTCGAGCAGCTGGGCGATATCGCCGAAGCGCGCCGCTGCCTGGAGCAAGCGGTCGCTCTGTCGCCGAACAATTTGCCGACGCGGAATGCGTTGTTCGATCTCGCCCTTAAGCAACGCGACGATCCTGGCATGCAGGCCGCGCAAGAGAAGATTCTTGAGATCGTGAAGAGCAAGAGCGATCCGGTATACGTCCTTTCCGAAGTCAAACGCCGTCTCTCGGGGCTCGAAGCCGGGACCGCTTCGAAGGAAGAGGTCGCCGAAGCTCGCCGCATGCTCGATGCGGCGATCAAGCAGCGACCCACCTGGGCCGATTTGTACGTGGTGAAGGGGCAGTTGGCGCTGCTGCTCGACAGCAACCCAGATCAAGCATTGAAAGACTTCGAGAAGGCGTTCGAACTCGGCGGCACGAACCTCAACGCCTTGGCGTTGCAGATTCGCCTGTTGGCCGAGCGCGGCCGCGTCCAAGAAGCGCGGCAGCGAATGGATCGCCTCCCGAGCTCGGCGTGGTCGGGCGTCTTGGGGACGACGGCCGCGGATATTCTGGCGAATGTCGGCGAAAGCGAGTTGGCGTTTGCCGAGGCGCAGAAGGTTGCCGAGTCGAAGCCGGAAGACGCCGCCGTGCAATCCTGGTTTGCAGGGATCGCCGTCCGCGCCGATAAGTCGGACGCCGCTGAAAAGGCGATGAAGAAGGCGATCGAGATCAATCCCGAGGATCCCGATGCCTGGACGCGACTGGTCAGCCTGTACCGTGAACTGAAGCAGTACGACAACGTGGAGAAGACGTTGCGCGAAGCGTTCCTGGCGCTCGACGACGAATACTTGCCGCTGCTCACGGGGCGCTACTACGAGCTCCAGTCTCGTTGGCAAGAGGCGGAGGATATCTATCTGACGACCTATGCCGGACGTGAAGACGAGCCGCAGGTAGCGCGTCGCATGGCCGAATTCTACTTGCAGTGGATGAGTGCCAATGCCGCCAACCGCGGGAAGGCCGCCGTTCAGATCAACAAACTGCTGAAAGCCTCCTACGACGGCAAGCTTGAAGCCAACGATCCGAGCGGTCCGTGGGCGCGCCGTCAGGCGGCTCAATTGCTCGCGACGAGCGGCGAACTCAAAGACTCCGCAAAGGCGGAGCAGTTGCTCGCGGCGGCCGTGGAAGGGAAAAACGCCACGCCCGAAGATCTCGATCAGCTCGTCGATCTACTCTCGTTGCGCGCCGACCCGGTTTCGCGCCAACGGGCGGTCGACACGCTGCAGAAGGTTAAGCAGATGCGCGGCGGATTGACGCCCGAGCGCGAGCTGCAACTTGGGCATCTGCTGTACGAGTTGGGCGAATGGGATGCGGCCCAGAAGCAAATGCTCGATTCGATCGGCAAGTTTCCGAATGATCCGCGACTGCAAACCGCGTATGCCTCGATGTTGATCGGGCAGAAAAAATTTGACGATGCTGCACTCCGCATCACTCGTCTGGAAGGCCTGCCTGGCACGGCCGCGGGGGTGAATGAGCTCCGTTTGCGTTTAGCGTCTGAAAAAGGCGATAAAGACGAAGTTCGACGGATGCTGACGGCGATGACGCCGGATCTCACCCGGCTTACCGAAGAGCAGGTGAAGTACGTCGCCAGCCTTGCAAGAACGGCTGACGGCGTGGGCGACCATGAGTACGCTCTCAAGCTCTTCCAAGAGTACGCCCGCCGCGCTTCTGACGCCGGTTTGGAGATGGCGCGTCTAACGGCTCTTTACGGCAACCTCGATGAAGGCATGGCGGGCGTCCTCGCCCAGTCGTCGCAGGATATGGACGACGCGATGCGTATTGCCGTCGAAGTGCTCCGGAGTCGTCGGAGCGAATCGCCCGAGAAACTCGACGCCGCAGTCGAACGAATCATTCGCGCCGGCCTTCGTGACGATCCGGAAGCTGCAAAGCGTTTGATCCTCGAAGCGGAAATGTTTGAAGTTCAGGAGAAGTTCGACGAGAGCATCGCCGCCTACAAGAAGCTGCTCGCCAGAGACGACGTTCCCGCGCTCGTGCGCGCCACGGCGCTCAACAACTTGGCGTTTATTCTCGCCCAAAAGAGCAACGTTCCGGCTGATCTTGAACTGGCGCTCAACTCGGTGAATGAAGCGATGGATCTCATCGGCCCGCTGTCCGACGTCCTCGACACGCGAGCTCTGGTGTATCTCCAGCAACAGCAATACGGCCCCGCGGTGGAAGATATGAAGCTTGCCGTGAAGATGAACGCCACGGCGAGCAAATATTACCACCTGGCCGCCGCCCTGTTGGGCGCCGGCGACGCCGACGGCGCCGCCGCGGCCTGGAAAGAGGCCAAGGCCCGGGGGATCGGTCCCGACGCGGTGTCCGACCTCGAAAAGGCTGATTTGGAGGCGTTCACCAAGCAGATCGAGCAAGGGGCTGAAGCTGGCGCCACCGCGCAGGTGCAGTAG
- the floA gene encoding flotillin-like protein FloA (flotillin-like protein involved in membrane lipid rafts), with product MGLIAFIIFIAIVALVMMAVMFNFGGLWLRAYTSNARVSFFELIGMKLRQVNAGTIVDAKIMAMQAGVGTDPETGITTKRLEAHYLAGGDVPRVINAIIAAQRADIDLDFDRAAAIDLAGRDVLDAVRTSVYPKVIDCPDPAKSPRTTLSAVARNGVELKIRARVTVRTNLAQLIGGATEDTIIARVGEGIITSIGSAATHLEVMENPDRISKAVLQRGLDAHTAFEIVSIDIADIDVGENIGARLQADQAEADTRMAQAFAEQRRANAIALEQEMKAQVAANRAGVLLAQAEVPLAMSDAFRQGNLERTAANGSR from the coding sequence ATGGGGCTAATCGCCTTCATCATTTTCATCGCCATTGTTGCACTGGTGATGATGGCGGTCATGTTCAACTTCGGGGGACTGTGGCTCCGCGCGTACACGTCCAATGCGCGGGTGAGCTTCTTCGAACTGATCGGCATGAAGCTGCGGCAGGTGAATGCCGGCACCATCGTCGACGCGAAGATCATGGCGATGCAGGCCGGCGTCGGCACCGATCCGGAAACAGGCATCACCACCAAGCGGCTAGAAGCCCACTACCTCGCCGGCGGCGACGTGCCGCGGGTCATCAACGCGATCATCGCCGCCCAGCGGGCCGACATCGACCTCGACTTCGACCGCGCCGCGGCGATCGACCTCGCCGGCCGCGACGTGCTCGACGCGGTGCGGACGAGCGTCTATCCAAAGGTGATCGACTGCCCAGATCCCGCGAAGTCACCGCGGACGACGCTGAGCGCGGTCGCCCGCAACGGCGTCGAGTTGAAGATTCGCGCCCGCGTGACCGTGCGGACGAATCTCGCCCAACTCATCGGCGGAGCGACCGAAGATACGATCATCGCCCGCGTCGGCGAAGGCATCATCACGTCTATTGGCTCCGCGGCGACGCACCTCGAAGTGATGGAGAACCCTGACCGCATTTCGAAGGCGGTGCTGCAGCGCGGCCTCGACGCCCACACGGCGTTCGAAATCGTCTCGATCGACATCGCCGACATCGACGTCGGCGAGAACATCGGCGCCCGCCTGCAGGCCGATCAGGCCGAGGCCGACACGCGAATGGCTCAAGCGTTCGCTGAACAACGGCGGGCCAACGCGATTGCTCTAGAGCAGGAAATGAAGGCCCAAGTCGCGGCTAATCGCGCCGGCGTGCTGCTCGCTCAGGCCGAAGTGCCGCTAGCGATGTCCGACGCCTTCCGCCAAGGAAATCTGGAACGGACCGCGGCGAACGGCTCCCGCTAA
- a CDS encoding YceI family protein, with protein MSRTAKLALAFVLAIGSLHSPLRADEFTVDPSHTSVIFGISHLGYSFTYGRFNKVSGEFTLDPAKPDAASFTLAIDAASIDTNDAKRDDHLRGPDFLNTGEFPVISFKSNKVVVEKKDDATIYVVSGELTMHGVTKPVTLNLQKLGEGPGPTGQGFHTGFNCQTKLNRSEWGMTKMVPHIGDEVAVTISLEGSRK; from the coding sequence ATGTCCCGCACCGCCAAGCTTGCCCTCGCCTTTGTGTTGGCAATTGGTTCCCTCCACAGCCCCCTCCGCGCCGACGAATTCACCGTCGATCCCTCGCACACCTCGGTCATCTTCGGCATCAGCCATCTCGGCTACAGCTTCACCTACGGCCGCTTTAACAAAGTGAGCGGCGAATTCACGCTTGACCCAGCGAAGCCAGACGCCGCGTCGTTCACCCTTGCAATCGACGCTGCGAGCATCGACACCAACGATGCGAAGCGCGACGACCACCTGCGCGGTCCCGACTTCCTGAACACGGGCGAGTTCCCCGTCATCAGCTTTAAGAGCAACAAGGTCGTCGTCGAGAAAAAGGACGATGCGACGATCTACGTCGTTAGCGGCGAGCTCACGATGCACGGCGTCACGAAGCCGGTGACGCTCAACCTGCAGAAGCTCGGCGAAGGCCCCGGCCCGACCGGCCAAGGCTTCCACACCGGCTTCAACTGCCAAACGAAGCTCAACCGCAGCGAATGGGGCATGACGAAGATGGTTCCGCACATCGGCGACGAAGTCGCGGTGACCATCAGCCTCGAAGGCTCGCGCAAGTAG